One Gemmatimonadota bacterium DNA window includes the following coding sequences:
- the mutS gene encoding DNA mismatch repair protein MutS, producing the protein MQQYREIKSRHRDAILFFRMGDFYEMFFDDAEVAARVLNITLTARGDGVPLAGVPVKAAADYLRQFIAAGFRVAICEQVEDPKLAKGIVRREVIETITPGAVLDENCLPGVRNNFLLAVAATEPSSGLAAIDLSTGEFILETLVEGGLEEAVARMAPAEVVVGGDTALRLEDGVLRTTREKWEFDPELARTELARRFGLASLDGLGLGPDDAAAVGAAGALLRYVHELQPAGLPHLHRPEVRRSQVHLWVDEMTRRNLELVEPLRAGARNTTLLEVLDTTMTPMGARLLRRMVLSPLRDPAAIDQRLDAVQVLVTDGRGRGRIREALQGVRDLERLAGRAAAGRATPRELGALRDSFLRLPDVLEALTGLADRDRSTALGAVLDDFDLLADLGQELAAGLTERPPAVLADGDVIRPGYDTELDELRDLRDGGKQYIATLQQRERDRTGIPSLKVGFNKVFGYYLEITNAHADKVPADYERRQTLAGAERYVTPELKSYEAKVLGAEEKIGQREAAIFGRLREQVGQATARVQRTAGALARLDVWASLADTAVQHRYVRPAVHDGLSLTLRQARHPVIERLMPRETFIPNDVRFDPAERLLLVTGPNMAGKSTILRQIGLCVILAQLGSYVPAEAAEIGVVDRLFTRVGASDNLARGQSTFMVEMSETSAILHNATKRSLVLLDEIGRGTSTYDGVAIAWAVSEHLHDVTGCRTMFATHYHELMQLPEELAHARNLNVAVREAGDQVIFLHRLEAGGTDRSYGIHVAQLAGLPGQVVRRAREVLRTLEGDHRVVPGEPPVSDPGQLALFGEARPHPVVEQLKGTDVERMTPLEALNLLADLKRRSEG; encoded by the coding sequence ATGCAGCAGTACCGGGAGATCAAGTCCCGCCACCGGGACGCGATCCTCTTCTTCCGCATGGGCGACTTCTACGAGATGTTCTTCGACGACGCCGAGGTGGCGGCGCGGGTGCTCAACATCACCCTCACCGCCCGCGGCGACGGCGTGCCCCTCGCCGGCGTGCCGGTGAAGGCCGCCGCCGACTACCTGCGCCAGTTCATCGCCGCCGGCTTCCGGGTGGCCATCTGCGAGCAGGTGGAGGATCCCAAGCTCGCCAAGGGCATCGTCCGCCGCGAAGTCATCGAGACCATCACCCCCGGCGCCGTCCTCGACGAGAACTGCCTGCCGGGCGTGCGCAACAACTTCCTCCTCGCCGTCGCGGCCACTGAGCCGTCCTCCGGCCTCGCCGCCATCGACCTCTCCACCGGCGAGTTCATCCTGGAGACCCTCGTCGAGGGCGGGCTCGAGGAGGCGGTGGCGCGGATGGCGCCCGCGGAGGTGGTGGTGGGCGGCGACACCGCGCTCCGGCTCGAGGACGGCGTGCTCCGCACCACCCGCGAGAAGTGGGAGTTCGACCCCGAGCTGGCCCGCACCGAGCTGGCGCGCCGCTTCGGCCTGGCCAGCCTCGACGGGCTGGGCCTGGGCCCCGACGATGCCGCGGCGGTGGGCGCCGCCGGCGCGCTGCTCCGCTACGTGCACGAGCTGCAGCCCGCCGGCCTGCCCCACCTGCACCGCCCCGAGGTGCGCCGCTCCCAGGTGCACCTCTGGGTCGACGAGATGACCCGCCGCAACCTGGAGCTGGTGGAGCCGCTGCGCGCCGGCGCCCGCAACACCACCCTGCTCGAGGTGCTCGACACCACCATGACGCCGATGGGCGCCCGGCTGCTCCGCCGCATGGTGCTCTCGCCGCTCCGCGACCCCGCCGCCATCGACCAGCGGCTCGACGCGGTGCAGGTGCTGGTGACCGACGGCCGCGGCCGGGGCCGCATCCGCGAGGCGCTGCAGGGCGTCCGCGACCTGGAGCGCCTGGCCGGCCGCGCCGCCGCCGGCCGCGCCACCCCGCGCGAGCTCGGCGCCCTGCGCGACAGCTTCCTCCGCCTCCCCGACGTGCTCGAGGCGCTCACCGGCCTCGCCGACCGCGACCGGAGCACCGCCCTCGGCGCCGTGCTCGACGACTTCGACCTCCTCGCCGACCTGGGCCAGGAGCTCGCCGCCGGCCTCACCGAGCGGCCCCCCGCCGTCCTCGCCGACGGCGACGTGATCCGCCCCGGCTACGACACCGAGCTCGACGAGCTGCGCGACCTCCGCGACGGCGGCAAGCAGTACATCGCCACCCTGCAGCAGCGCGAGCGCGACCGCACCGGCATCCCGTCGCTCAAGGTGGGCTTCAACAAGGTCTTCGGGTACTACCTGGAGATCACCAACGCCCACGCCGACAAGGTCCCCGCCGACTACGAGCGGCGGCAGACCCTGGCCGGCGCCGAGCGCTACGTCACCCCCGAGCTCAAGAGCTACGAGGCCAAGGTCCTCGGCGCGGAGGAGAAGATCGGCCAGCGCGAGGCCGCGATCTTCGGCCGGCTGCGCGAGCAGGTGGGCCAGGCCACCGCGCGGGTGCAGCGCACCGCCGGCGCGCTGGCGCGGCTCGACGTCTGGGCCTCCCTGGCCGACACCGCGGTGCAGCACCGCTACGTCCGCCCCGCGGTGCACGACGGCCTCTCGCTCACCCTGCGCCAGGCCCGCCACCCGGTCATCGAGCGGCTCATGCCGCGCGAGACCTTCATCCCCAACGACGTCCGCTTCGATCCCGCCGAGCGGCTGCTGCTGGTCACCGGGCCCAACATGGCCGGCAAGAGCACCATCCTGCGCCAGATCGGGCTGTGCGTGATCCTGGCCCAGCTGGGGAGCTACGTCCCGGCGGAGGCGGCGGAGATCGGCGTGGTGGACCGGCTGTTCACCCGCGTGGGCGCCAGCGACAACCTGGCCCGCGGGCAGTCGACCTTCATGGTGGAGATGAGCGAGACCAGCGCCATCCTGCACAACGCCACCAAGCGGAGCCTGGTGCTGCTCGACGAGATCGGCCGCGGCACCTCGACCTACGATGGCGTGGCCATCGCCTGGGCGGTGAGCGAGCACCTGCACGACGTCACCGGCTGCCGCACCATGTTCGCCACCCACTACCACGAGCTGATGCAGCTCCCCGAGGAGCTGGCCCACGCCCGCAACCTCAACGTGGCCGTCCGCGAGGCGGGCGACCAGGTGATCTTCCTGCACCGCCTCGAGGCCGGCGGCACCGACCGCAGCTACGGCATCCACGTGGCCCAGCTGGCCGGCCTGCCGGGCCAGGTGGTGCGCCGCGCCCGCGAGGTGCTGCGCACCCTCGAGGGCGACCACCGCGTGGTGCCCGGCGAGCCCCCGGTCAGCGATCCCGGCCAGCTCGCCCTCTTCGGCGAGGCCCGGCCCCACCCGGTCGTGGAGCAGCTCAAGGGCACGGACGTGGAACGGATGACCCCGCTCGAGGCCCTCAACCTCCTCGCGGACCTCAAGCGGCGCTCGGAGGGGTAG
- a CDS encoding SPOR domain-containing protein has protein sequence MTWNWLGTATAVPPSRRTAATALLALALHLPAAAAGQSDPRLVDALRIAQEGGSDSARVLVTNLLRVTPPTDTLYPQVLYTMGLVSRSIDEMRRTYTRVSVEYATSDWADDAIYRLALLDYAAGNLPGATRQLERIRNDYPDSPALGMAAEWAARAFFDQKKRDEACAWLAIGMERAADDVELRNRLEFLNGRCTTPQPTDTARPAPDTAATPAPPATPARTGFGVQVAAVNTQAGADKIMGDLRNAGFQAYTVKEGALFKVRAGPYADRAAATAAAEQIRRKLRHSPFVVPEP, from the coding sequence ATGACCTGGAACTGGCTGGGCACCGCGACCGCCGTCCCGCCCTCCCGCCGTACCGCCGCGACAGCACTCCTCGCCCTCGCGCTCCACCTCCCCGCGGCCGCGGCGGGCCAGTCCGACCCCCGGCTCGTCGACGCGCTCCGCATTGCGCAGGAGGGAGGCAGCGACTCCGCCCGGGTGCTGGTCACCAACCTGCTCCGCGTCACCCCGCCCACCGACACCCTCTATCCCCAGGTGCTCTACACCATGGGGCTGGTGAGCCGGAGCATCGACGAGATGCGCCGCACCTACACCCGGGTGTCGGTGGAGTACGCCACCAGCGACTGGGCCGACGACGCCATCTACCGCCTGGCGCTGCTCGACTACGCCGCCGGCAACCTCCCCGGCGCCACCCGGCAGCTCGAGCGCATCCGCAACGACTACCCCGACTCCCCCGCCCTCGGCATGGCGGCCGAGTGGGCCGCGCGCGCCTTCTTCGACCAGAAGAAGCGTGACGAGGCCTGCGCCTGGCTGGCCATCGGGATGGAGCGCGCCGCCGACGACGTGGAGCTGCGCAACCGGCTCGAGTTCCTCAATGGCCGCTGCACCACTCCCCAGCCGACCGATACCGCGCGCCCCGCCCCGGATACCGCCGCCACCCCCGCGCCCCCCGCCACCCCGGCCCGCACCGGCTTCGGGGTGCAGGTGGCCGCGGTGAACACCCAGGCCGGCGCCGACAAGATCATGGGCGACCTGCGCAACGCCGGCTTCCAGGCCTACACCGTGAAGGAAGGCGCGCTCTTCAAGGTGCGCGCCGGCCCCTACGCCGATCGCGCCGCCGCCACCGCCGCCGCGGAGCAGATCCGCCGCAAGCTCCGCCACTCGCCCTTCGTGGTGCCGGAGCCGTGA
- the holA gene encoding DNA polymerase III subunit delta produces the protein MSARAYDDLLRALGKGELAPVYYLCGAEDILKDEAVRAILDRALEPHERDFNFDQRAAQGLAPEELHALVNTLPMLASRRVVVIRDIEAWKKKAATHEVLQKYLANPAAETVLILVEGAPNPEKDRHWEPDAAIAARSFAVQLDPLPPDRVARWLAWHAKGMGLTFGEGAAEHLALAVGYDLGTLRAELEKFSSIADQGPVSRDTVGELVGIRHGETLEDWIEALLADDTPRAISLGRQVLEQAGMTGVKMITALGTALVGMRLARAHYEKGSRGGALERTLMDRFRAVRPFGIGDWKVVARQWSRAAETWSGARLRAALRATLEADAALKGTRVSDETGVVLGLVLRLGGSATRRPDGSSVRQVDGSTMHGATR, from the coding sequence ATGTCCGCCCGTGCCTACGATGACCTCCTCCGCGCACTGGGTAAGGGCGAGCTGGCCCCCGTCTATTACCTCTGCGGCGCCGAGGACATCCTCAAGGATGAAGCCGTCCGGGCCATCCTCGACCGGGCCCTCGAGCCGCACGAACGCGACTTCAACTTCGACCAGCGTGCCGCCCAGGGCCTCGCGCCCGAGGAGCTCCACGCCCTCGTCAACACCCTCCCCATGCTCGCCAGCCGGCGGGTGGTGGTGATCCGCGACATCGAGGCGTGGAAGAAGAAGGCCGCGACCCACGAGGTGCTGCAGAAGTACCTCGCCAATCCCGCCGCCGAGACGGTGCTCATCCTCGTCGAGGGCGCGCCCAACCCCGAGAAGGACCGCCACTGGGAGCCCGACGCGGCCATCGCCGCCCGGAGCTTCGCGGTGCAGCTGGATCCCCTCCCCCCCGATCGCGTGGCCCGCTGGCTCGCCTGGCACGCCAAGGGGATGGGCCTCACCTTCGGCGAGGGCGCGGCCGAACACCTGGCGCTCGCCGTGGGCTACGACCTCGGCACCCTGCGCGCCGAGCTGGAGAAGTTCTCCAGCATCGCCGACCAGGGCCCCGTCAGCCGCGACACCGTGGGTGAGCTGGTCGGCATCCGCCACGGCGAGACGCTCGAGGACTGGATCGAGGCGCTGCTCGCCGACGATACCCCGCGCGCCATCAGCCTCGGCCGCCAGGTGCTGGAGCAGGCCGGCATGACCGGCGTCAAGATGATCACCGCCCTCGGCACCGCGCTGGTGGGCATGCGGCTCGCCCGCGCCCACTACGAGAAGGGCAGCCGCGGCGGCGCGCTGGAGCGGACACTCATGGACCGCTTCCGCGCCGTCCGCCCCTTCGGCATCGGCGACTGGAAGGTCGTCGCCCGGCAGTGGAGCCGCGCCGCCGAGACGTGGTCCGGCGCACGGCTCCGCGCCGCCCTCCGCGCTACCTTGGAGGCCGACGCCGCCCTCAAGGGCACCCGCGTCTCCGACGAGACCGGGGTGGTCCTCGGACTGGTCCTGCGCCTCGGTGGCTCGGCGACTCGGCGGCCCGACGGTTCGTCGGTTCGGCAGGTGGACGGTTCGACCATGCATGGAGCAACCCGATGA
- a CDS encoding sigma-70 family RNA polymerase sigma factor, producing MALLRFLKSALTGVRRPPAAAPATPPAPQPEINALIEAHLAGDPRAFGQIVGRFQVRLLNFVYRMIGDRERAEDLVQEAFLRVYRHLDRFDRTRKFSTWVYTIASNLAKNELRNRSRSPLIAFDQGRATEDEEPRPVEYEDAASRPDYLYEQRHLRALVDQTVARLSSHHREVFVLRELEGKSYEEIAEIMHCNLGTVKSRLNRARQSFAELISPHLD from the coding sequence ATGGCGCTGCTTCGGTTCCTGAAGTCTGCCCTGACCGGCGTCCGGCGGCCCCCCGCCGCGGCCCCGGCCACGCCGCCCGCCCCCCAGCCCGAGATCAACGCGCTCATCGAGGCGCACCTCGCCGGGGACCCGCGCGCCTTCGGGCAGATCGTGGGCCGCTTCCAGGTCCGGCTGCTCAACTTCGTGTACCGGATGATCGGCGACCGGGAGCGCGCGGAAGACCTGGTGCAGGAGGCCTTCCTGCGGGTGTACCGCCACCTCGACCGCTTCGACCGGACCCGGAAGTTCAGCACCTGGGTCTACACCATCGCCAGCAACCTCGCCAAGAACGAGCTCCGCAACCGCAGCCGCTCCCCCCTCATCGCCTTCGACCAGGGCCGCGCCACCGAGGACGAGGAGCCCCGCCCGGTCGAGTACGAGGACGCCGCCAGCCGCCCCGACTACCTCTACGAGCAGCGCCACCTGCGCGCCCTCGTGGACCAGACGGTGGCCCGGCTCTCCAGCCACCACCGCGAGGTGTTCGTGCTGCGCGAACTCGAGGGGAAGAGCTACGAGGAGATCGCCGAGATCATGCACTGCAACCTCGGCACCGTGAAGAGCCGCCTCAACCGCGCCCGGCAGAGCTTCGCGGAGCTGATCTCGCCCCACCTGGACTGA
- a CDS encoding NUDIX hydrolase, protein MALIGSERKYTGRVIHLDVETVRFPDGSTGQLEMIRHPGAAAVVPMLDDPATPDPRVLLIRQFRHAAGGVIWEIPAGRLDPGEQPEQCARRELLEETGMRASRLERLTTIFTTPGFTDERIHLFVAGGLEAGQHQREHDEFLELCPTPWSEVLALIERGEIQDGKTLVSLLYLQAFRAPGRGQTR, encoded by the coding sequence ATGGCGCTGATCGGCTCGGAACGGAAGTACACGGGGCGGGTGATCCACCTCGACGTCGAGACGGTGCGGTTCCCCGACGGCAGCACCGGCCAGCTGGAGATGATCCGTCATCCCGGCGCCGCGGCCGTCGTCCCCATGCTGGATGATCCGGCCACCCCGGACCCTCGGGTGCTCCTCATCCGGCAGTTCCGCCACGCGGCGGGCGGGGTGATCTGGGAGATCCCGGCGGGCCGGCTGGATCCGGGGGAGCAGCCGGAGCAGTGCGCCCGGCGGGAGCTGCTGGAGGAGACGGGGATGCGGGCGAGCCGGCTGGAGCGGCTCACCACCATCTTCACCACCCCCGGCTTCACCGACGAACGAATCCACCTGTTCGTGGCCGGCGGATTGGAAGCGGGGCAGCACCAGCGGGAGCACGATGAGTTCCTCGAGCTCTGCCCCACCCCCTGGTCCGAGGTGCTGGCCCTGATCGAGCGGGGCGAGATCCAGGACGGCAAGACCCTGGTCTCGTTGCTGTACCTGCAGGCCTTCCGCGCCCCCGGGCGCGGCCAGACGAGGTAA
- a CDS encoding insulinase family protein: MTPITRPLAALAAALLLATGARAQGFDRAQVPAVTPPASLTLPAIQQARLPNGASLRVVPMHEVPLVQVTLRVKGGARLDGDLPGLATFTAGMLDEAAGARDGLGIAAEAAFLGAELSVAADWDYLYLSLNTPRRTLGPALDLLADVALRPGFRSSDVSRERDLRLAAILAARDQPNGMASLAFGAIVFPAAHPYHRPINGDSAGTARLDSATVRGFYQRVVRPDQSEFIITGDISLAEARAEIGKRFGPWRANRMAALRAPVPPAPEAPSRRTIYLVDKPGAAQSVIMIGRPGLDRSTPDYAAIEVMNTILGGSFSSRLNQNLRETKGYTYGAGSGFAWRPLPGPFTARAAVRSDVTDSSLVEFFKELNAIRDAPVSDVELARARNYIAFGLPGEFETAGQMGDQVEELLTYGLPVTWYDRYVKQVLAVTAADVQRVARASYDPERLHVVVVGDAARIRPGLEALNLGPVVAVGLDGQER; the protein is encoded by the coding sequence ATGACGCCGATCACCCGACCCCTGGCCGCCCTGGCGGCCGCGCTGCTGCTCGCCACCGGCGCCCGCGCCCAGGGCTTCGACCGCGCCCAGGTCCCGGCGGTGACGCCGCCCGCCAGCCTCACGCTCCCCGCCATCCAGCAGGCCCGGCTCCCCAACGGCGCCTCCCTCCGCGTGGTCCCCATGCACGAGGTGCCGCTGGTGCAGGTGACCCTGCGCGTGAAGGGCGGCGCCCGCCTCGACGGCGACCTCCCCGGCCTCGCCACCTTCACCGCCGGCATGCTCGATGAAGCCGCCGGCGCCCGCGACGGCCTCGGCATCGCCGCCGAAGCCGCCTTCCTCGGCGCCGAGCTCTCCGTCGCCGCCGACTGGGACTACCTCTACCTCAGCCTCAACACCCCGCGCCGCACCCTCGGCCCGGCGCTCGACCTCCTCGCCGACGTGGCCCTCCGCCCCGGCTTCCGGAGCAGCGACGTCAGCCGCGAACGCGACCTCCGCCTCGCCGCGATCCTCGCCGCGCGCGACCAGCCCAACGGCATGGCAAGCCTGGCCTTCGGCGCCATCGTCTTCCCGGCGGCGCACCCCTACCACCGCCCCATCAACGGCGACTCGGCCGGCACCGCCCGGCTCGACTCCGCCACCGTGCGCGGCTTCTACCAGCGGGTGGTGCGCCCCGACCAGTCGGAGTTCATCATCACCGGCGACATCTCCCTCGCCGAGGCCCGCGCCGAGATCGGCAAGCGCTTCGGCCCCTGGCGCGCCAACCGCATGGCGGCGCTCCGTGCCCCGGTGCCCCCGGCCCCCGAGGCCCCGAGCCGCCGGACCATCTACCTGGTCGACAAGCCCGGCGCCGCCCAGTCGGTCATCATGATCGGGCGCCCCGGCCTCGATCGCTCCACCCCCGACTACGCCGCCATCGAGGTGATGAACACCATCCTCGGCGGCTCGTTCTCCTCGCGGCTCAACCAGAACCTGCGCGAGACGAAGGGCTACACCTACGGCGCCGGCTCCGGCTTCGCCTGGCGCCCGCTCCCCGGCCCCTTCACCGCCCGCGCCGCCGTCCGCAGCGACGTCACCGACAGCTCGCTGGTGGAGTTCTTCAAGGAGCTCAACGCCATCCGCGACGCGCCGGTGAGCGACGTCGAGCTGGCCCGGGCCCGCAACTACATCGCCTTCGGCCTCCCCGGCGAGTTCGAGACCGCGGGCCAGATGGGCGACCAGGTCGAGGAGCTGCTCACCTACGGCCTCCCCGTCACCTGGTACGACCGCTACGTGAAGCAGGTCCTCGCCGTCACCGCTGCCGACGTGCAGCGCGTGGCCCGCGCCAGCTACGACCCCGAACGCCTCCACGTCGTCGTGGTCGGCGACGCCGCCAGGATCCGACCCGGCCTCGAAGCCCTGAACCTCGGGCCGGTGGTCGCCGTGGGGCTGGACGGGCAGGAGCGGTAA
- a CDS encoding insulinase family protein has product MLLRPPARVLLLAALLAPPAAAQAPALRVPVTVDTLPNGLTVIVHEDHSVPTVAVNVWYHVGSGDEKAGRTGFAHLFEHLMFMGSQNAEYPAFDRLLEGAGANNNGSTTEDRTNYYEWGPATALPLMLWLEADRMGWLLPTMTGEKVDLQRDVVKNERRQSNENQPYGLANETILALLYPAGHPYSWPVIGSMADLSAASVEDVKDFFRRYYAPNNASLVVAGDVQPAEVLRLARQYFSEIPRGPAIERTTAAAVALPRDTAAVLEDRVQLARLYYVWPTVPGLTPDDAPLELLAYLLAGEKNSRLTEALVHDDQTASSVWAYQDGKRVGGDFWVVATAKPEQALTGLQPTIDRELRRLAAEGPTARELEQAINALEASFLRRIETVNGKADMLNGYFVRTGHADGFAADLARYRAITAADIQRVATRYLTQPRVTLSVVPQGKPELAATPVKGTP; this is encoded by the coding sequence ATGCTGCTCCGTCCCCCCGCCCGCGTCCTGCTGCTGGCGGCCCTGCTCGCGCCGCCGGCGGCGGCCCAGGCCCCGGCGCTCCGGGTCCCCGTCACCGTGGACACCCTGCCCAACGGGCTCACGGTGATCGTCCACGAGGACCACAGTGTCCCCACCGTCGCCGTGAACGTCTGGTACCACGTCGGCTCCGGCGACGAGAAGGCCGGCCGCACCGGCTTCGCGCACCTGTTCGAGCACCTGATGTTCATGGGCTCCCAGAACGCCGAGTACCCCGCCTTCGACCGCCTCCTCGAGGGGGCCGGCGCCAACAACAACGGCTCCACCACCGAGGACCGCACCAACTACTACGAATGGGGCCCCGCCACGGCCCTCCCGCTGATGCTCTGGCTGGAGGCCGACCGCATGGGCTGGCTGCTCCCCACCATGACCGGCGAGAAGGTGGACCTGCAGCGCGACGTGGTGAAGAACGAGCGCCGCCAGAGCAACGAGAACCAGCCCTACGGCCTGGCCAACGAGACCATCCTCGCCCTGCTCTACCCCGCGGGCCACCCCTACTCCTGGCCCGTCATCGGCTCCATGGCCGACCTCTCCGCCGCGTCGGTCGAGGACGTGAAGGACTTCTTCCGCCGCTACTACGCGCCCAACAACGCCTCGCTGGTCGTGGCCGGCGACGTGCAGCCGGCGGAGGTGCTCCGCCTGGCGCGGCAGTACTTCAGCGAGATCCCCCGCGGGCCCGCCATCGAGCGCACCACCGCCGCGGCCGTGGCCCTCCCCCGCGACACCGCCGCGGTGCTCGAGGACCGGGTGCAGCTGGCGCGGCTCTACTACGTCTGGCCCACCGTCCCCGGGCTGACCCCCGACGACGCCCCGCTCGAGCTGCTCGCCTACCTGCTCGCCGGCGAGAAGAACAGCCGCCTCACCGAGGCCCTGGTGCACGACGACCAGACCGCCTCCAGCGTCTGGGCCTACCAGGACGGCAAGCGCGTCGGCGGCGACTTCTGGGTGGTGGCCACCGCCAAGCCGGAGCAGGCCCTCACCGGGCTGCAGCCCACGATCGACCGGGAGCTGCGCCGCCTGGCCGCCGAGGGCCCCACCGCCCGCGAGCTGGAGCAGGCCATCAACGCCCTCGAGGCCTCGTTCCTCCGCCGGATCGAGACCGTCAACGGCAAGGCCGACATGCTGAACGGCTACTTCGTCCGCACCGGCCACGCCGACGGCTTCGCCGCCGACCTGGCCCGCTACCGCGCCATCACCGCCGCCGACATCCAGCGCGTCGCCACGCGGTACCTGACCCAGCCCCGCGTCACCCTCAGCGTGGTGCCGCAGGGCAAGCCCGAACTCGCCGCCACGCCGGTGAAGGGGACGCCATGA
- a CDS encoding YdcF family protein, with translation MPRSRRLLLAAVLTPALLYLVSLLAVYLVSREDQRRLADAIVVLGAAQYNGKPSPVLRARLDHALTLYREGLAPTVVVTGGIGEGDRVSEATVGQQYLVGHGVPEAAVVVRPEGRSTQSSVRSVADWALERDTPRVLLVSDPFHMLRLRIEASRAGLTAFACPTRTSPISQRPSAELFFFAQEAWKIPVVLMGVRAER, from the coding sequence GTGCCTCGTTCCCGCCGCCTGCTGCTCGCCGCCGTCCTCACGCCGGCGCTCCTCTACCTCGTCTCGCTCCTCGCCGTCTACCTCGTCAGCCGCGAGGACCAGCGCCGCCTGGCGGACGCCATCGTGGTCCTCGGCGCCGCCCAGTACAACGGCAAGCCCTCCCCCGTGCTGCGGGCCCGGCTCGATCACGCCCTCACGCTCTACCGCGAGGGACTCGCACCGACGGTGGTGGTGACCGGCGGGATCGGGGAGGGGGACCGGGTGAGCGAGGCGACGGTGGGGCAGCAGTACCTGGTGGGGCACGGCGTGCCGGAGGCGGCCGTCGTGGTGCGCCCCGAGGGCCGCTCTACCCAGTCCTCGGTCCGCTCGGTGGCGGACTGGGCCCTGGAACGCGACACCCCGCGGGTCCTGCTGGTGAGCGACCCCTTCCACATGCTCCGGCTCCGCATCGAGGCCAGCCGCGCCGGCCTCACCGCCTTTGCCTGCCCCACCCGCACCAGCCCGATCAGCCAGCGGCCGAGCGCGGAGCTGTTCTTCTTTGCCCAGGAGGCGTGGAAGATCCCGGTGGTGCTGATGGGCGTGCGCGCCGAACGCTAG
- a CDS encoding MBL fold metallo-hydrolase yields the protein MRLTFHGAAGQVTGSMHLLEAAGARFLLDAGLFQGRRSEAHALNANLPIDPRTLDGVILSHAHIDHAGRLPLLVRRGFHGPIYATAATRDLSAVMLPDAAHIQEKDAEFLARRKKIGPESEPLYTLADAVAVQDLMLGLPYRRVQHLRKHIAFEFTDAGHILGSASVDLRITEGATHRLVFSGDIGRPGLPIIRDPDPPAGPVDTLIIESTYANRTHETVTDAETRLGDIVRQVAGRGGKILIPSFAVGRTQELVYSLHQLFRSGKIPGIPIFVDSPLAVDATAVFRLHPDLFDRDEHLIERTTALFDFPLVQYVRDVSDSRKLNGMPGPAIIIAASGMAESGRILHHLANHVGDHKTLVLFVGFQGEHTLGRRIQDGARVVKIFGEELPVRAGVETIGGYSAHADRNELRGWLRKLGGPIKRAFVVHGEREATLAMAQLLKEEGVRQVDVPAQGESFDLG from the coding sequence ATCCGCCTGACATTCCACGGCGCCGCCGGCCAGGTCACCGGCTCGATGCACCTCCTCGAGGCCGCCGGCGCGCGCTTCCTGCTCGACGCCGGGCTGTTCCAGGGGCGGCGCTCGGAGGCGCACGCGCTCAACGCCAACCTCCCGATCGACCCCCGCACCCTCGACGGCGTGATCCTCTCCCACGCCCACATCGACCACGCGGGACGGTTGCCGCTGCTGGTGCGGCGCGGCTTCCACGGCCCCATCTACGCCACCGCCGCCACCCGCGACCTCTCCGCCGTCATGCTCCCCGACGCGGCGCACATCCAGGAGAAGGACGCCGAGTTCCTGGCACGCCGGAAGAAGATCGGGCCGGAGAGCGAGCCGCTCTACACCCTGGCCGACGCGGTGGCGGTGCAGGACCTCATGCTGGGCCTGCCCTACCGCCGGGTGCAGCACCTGCGCAAGCACATCGCCTTCGAGTTCACCGACGCCGGTCACATCCTCGGCTCCGCCTCGGTGGACCTCCGCATCACCGAGGGCGCCACCCACCGGCTGGTCTTCTCCGGCGACATCGGCCGGCCCGGGCTCCCCATCATCCGCGACCCCGACCCGCCGGCCGGCCCCGTCGACACGCTGATCATCGAGTCCACCTACGCCAACCGCACCCACGAGACCGTCACCGACGCCGAGACGCGCCTGGGCGACATCGTGCGCCAGGTGGCGGGCCGCGGCGGGAAGATCCTGATCCCCTCCTTTGCCGTGGGCCGCACCCAGGAGCTGGTGTACAGCCTGCACCAGCTCTTCCGCAGCGGGAAGATCCCCGGCATTCCGATCTTCGTGGACAGCCCGCTCGCGGTCGACGCCACCGCCGTCTTCCGGCTGCACCCCGACCTCTTCGACCGCGACGAGCACCTGATCGAGCGCACCACCGCGCTGTTCGACTTCCCGCTGGTGCAGTACGTGCGCGACGTCAGCGACTCCCGGAAGCTCAACGGCATGCCCGGCCCCGCGATCATCATCGCGGCGAGCGGCATGGCCGAGTCGGGCCGCATCCTGCACCACCTCGCCAACCACGTCGGCGACCACAAGACCCTGGTCCTCTTCGTCGGCTTCCAGGGCGAGCACACCCTCGGCCGCCGCATCCAGGACGGCGCCCGGGTGGTGAAGATCTTCGGCGAGGAGCTGCCGGTGCGCGCGGGCGTGGAGACCATCGGCGGCTACTCCGCCCACGCCGACCGCAACGAGCTGCGCGGCTGGCTCCGCAAGCTCGGCGGCCCCATCAAGCGCGCCTTCGTGGTCCACGGCGAGCGCGAGGCCACCCTCGCCATGGCGCAGCTGCTCAAGGAGGAGGGGGTGCGCCAGGTGGACGTGCCGGCGCAGGGCGAGAGCTTCGACCTCGGATAG